The following are encoded together in the Plasmodium berghei ANKA genome assembly, contig: PbANKA_00_1, whole genome shotgun sequence genome:
- a CDS encoding BIR protein: MSFRVCDIISAIDNFANDPKNQGGHNSIGYSKYYCPDNNCDTDVKKVISTFIFLVTLLNGADNYENLEIDKMVEYAILWLSYKLNQKTQNGNTKLYDFYTEHIKTNSKYNEHITNSFKINKDVIEKKIKSMNMNIKDISNFYDSFKSLCNMYVEVDANHLCMTCLKNAGAFFENCEKLKNTLNITKGSSYSQLWYSLSNDYDKFKDKYNSVKCSDIPSLVACPPSPVTKNTLISTAIIFFAASILLGVYYKHSLFGFRRKVQKNLRKKLKSLRRKWIISI; this comes from the exons atgTCTTTTAGAgtg TGTGATATAATTAGTGCGATTGATAATTTTGCTAATGATCCGAAAAACCAGGGAGGACATAATTCTATTGGTTATTCTAAGTATTATTGCCCTGATAATAACTGTGATACTGATGTCAAAAAAGTTATTTCtacttttatattcttAGTAACTTTATTGAATGGTGCtgataattatgaaaatttagAGATTGATAAAATGGTTGAATATGCTATTTTATGGTTAAGTTATAAACTAAATCAAAAAACACAAAATGGAAACACCAAATTATACGATTTTTATACTgaacatataaaaacaaatagtaaatataatgaacaTATAACTAATAGTTTTAAGATTAATAAGGAtgttatagaaaaaaaaataaaatcgatgaatatgaatattaaagatatatctaatttttatgattcATTTAAATCATTATGTAATATGTATGTTGAAGTTGATGCAAACCACCTATGCATGAcatgtttaaaaaatgctGGAGCATTTTTTGAAAACTGTGAAAAACTTAAAAATACTTTGAATATTACTAAAGGAAGTTCTTATTCACAACTATGGTATAGTTTATCAAATGattatgataaatttaaagataaatataatagtgTTAAGTGTAGTGATATCCCATCACTTGTAGCTTGTCCACCAAGTCCAgtaacaaaaaatacacTAATTTCAACtgcaattatattttttgcagCATCAATTTTATTGGGAGTTTATTATaag cATTCGTTATTTGGATTTCGGAGAAAagttcaaaaaaatttaagaaaaaagCTAAAATCATTAAGAAGAAAATGGATAATTAGTATATGA